From [Clostridium] symbiosum, a single genomic window includes:
- the rsxC gene encoding electron transport complex subunit RsxC produces the protein MGLATFIGGIHPYEGKELSEDKPIQVIVPEKGEEMVYPLSQHIGAPAKPLVAKGDQVLKGQIIAEAGGFISANVLSSVSGTVKGIEPRLVANGAMVQSIIVENDGEENAIEGFGNERDYTKLSKEEIRNIIKEAGIVGLGGAGFPTHVKLTPKDEAAIDHVIVNGAECEPYLTSDYRVMMERPEQIIGGLKVILQLFDNAKGIIGIENNKPEAIKKLTEMVKDEPRIEVCPLLTKYPQGGERTLIYAVTGREINSSMLPADAGCVVDNIDTVAAIYNAVCKSTPLMRKIITVTGDAVANPQNFEVRLGTNYNRLKEAAGGFKEEPEKMISGGPMMGQALFSLDFPVAKTSSALTTFTKDQVAAMDPTPCIRCGKCVDVCPEHLVPQMMMDAAERHDMEKFQKLNGMECVECGCCAYTCPAKRPLTQAFKELRKAVAASRRK, from the coding sequence ATGGGTTTGGCTACATTTATAGGCGGCATTCATCCTTATGAGGGAAAAGAACTGTCTGAGGATAAACCGATCCAGGTAATCGTTCCTGAAAAGGGCGAAGAGATGGTATATCCGCTGTCCCAGCACATTGGCGCTCCTGCAAAACCACTGGTTGCCAAAGGCGACCAGGTACTGAAAGGTCAGATTATTGCAGAGGCCGGAGGCTTTATTTCCGCCAATGTTTTAAGTTCTGTTTCCGGTACGGTAAAGGGGATCGAACCGAGACTGGTAGCGAATGGTGCAATGGTACAGTCTATCATCGTAGAGAACGATGGGGAAGAGAATGCGATTGAAGGTTTTGGTAACGAGAGGGATTACACAAAGCTTTCTAAGGAAGAAATCAGAAATATCATTAAAGAAGCCGGTATTGTCGGCTTAGGCGGAGCCGGTTTCCCAACCCATGTGAAGCTGACGCCGAAGGATGAGGCTGCCATCGATCACGTAATTGTGAACGGCGCAGAGTGCGAGCCTTACCTGACGAGCGACTACCGTGTAATGATGGAGCGTCCGGAACAGATTATCGGCGGACTGAAAGTCATCCTCCAGTTATTTGACAATGCAAAGGGAATCATCGGCATTGAGAATAACAAACCGGAAGCGATCAAGAAACTGACGGAGATGGTAAAAGATGAGCCGAGAATTGAGGTATGTCCGCTGCTTACCAAGTATCCGCAGGGCGGTGAGCGTACCCTGATTTATGCCGTTACCGGAAGAGAAATCAATTCTTCCATGCTGCCGGCAGACGCAGGCTGTGTTGTTGACAACATTGACACTGTGGCTGCTATTTATAATGCAGTCTGCAAATCTACGCCGCTGATGCGTAAGATTATCACGGTAACAGGCGATGCCGTAGCGAATCCTCAGAACTTTGAGGTAAGGCTGGGAACGAATTACAACAGACTTAAAGAAGCCGCAGGCGGATTTAAGGAAGAACCAGAGAAGATGATTTCCGGCGGGCCAATGATGGGCCAGGCCTTATTCAGCCTTGACTTCCCGGTGGCCAAGACATCTTCTGCACTGACTACATTCACAAAAGACCAGGTTGCAGCAATGGATCCGACTCCGTGTATCCGGTGCGGAAAGTGTGTGGACGTATGTCCCGAACACCTTGTGCCGCAGATGATGATGGACGCCGCGGAGCGTCACGACATGGAGAAATTCCAGAAGCTGAACGGTATGGAATGTGTGGAATGCGGCTGCTGTGCATATACATGCCCGGCCAAGAGACCGCTGACACAGGCATTCAAAGAGCTGCGTAAAGCAGTGGCGGCCAGCCGCAGAAAGTAG
- a CDS encoding RnfABCDGE type electron transport complex subunit D — protein MGKLFNVSSSPHVRSKHSTQAIMFDVAIAMLPASIYGVWQFGMHALLVLIATVVSCVLSEYIFEKLMKKPITVYDGSAVVTGMILALNMPPQIPVWMPCLGGVFAIIIVKQMYGGLGQNWMNPALAARCFLLISFAGKMTTFTEPFSDAVASATPMAMLKAGEQVDVTAMFIGRIPGTIGEVSVIALLIGAAYLVFRKVITLRIPLTYIATVAIFAAIYSGFDVSYILAHVCGGGLIFGAFFMATDYVTSPITPKGQYVFGIALGLLTGLFRIFGGSAEGVSYAIIFCNILVPLIEKFTLPTAFGKKGGKK, from the coding sequence ATGGGAAAATTATTTAACGTATCGTCATCACCTCATGTAAGAAGTAAACATTCCACCCAGGCAATCATGTTTGACGTGGCAATTGCAATGCTTCCTGCATCCATTTACGGTGTATGGCAGTTCGGTATGCACGCACTTCTTGTACTGATTGCTACAGTTGTATCCTGCGTACTTTCCGAATATATTTTTGAGAAACTGATGAAAAAACCGATTACCGTTTATGACGGCAGCGCCGTTGTTACCGGTATGATCCTTGCGCTCAACATGCCTCCTCAGATTCCGGTCTGGATGCCATGCCTGGGCGGTGTATTCGCCATCATCATTGTAAAACAGATGTACGGCGGTCTTGGCCAGAACTGGATGAACCCGGCCCTGGCGGCAAGATGTTTCCTGCTTATTTCATTCGCAGGCAAGATGACCACATTTACCGAGCCGTTCTCCGATGCAGTAGCCAGTGCAACTCCAATGGCTATGTTAAAGGCAGGGGAGCAGGTGGATGTAACGGCTATGTTTATCGGACGTATCCCTGGAACCATCGGTGAGGTTTCCGTGATTGCACTGTTAATCGGCGCCGCTTATCTGGTATTCAGAAAGGTTATCACACTGCGTATCCCGCTTACATATATTGCAACGGTTGCAATCTTTGCCGCAATCTACAGCGGATTCGATGTAAGCTACATTCTGGCCCATGTATGCGGCGGCGGTTTGATTTTTGGCGCCTTCTTCATGGCAACTGATTATGTAACAAGCCCGATTACACCAAAGGGACAGTATGTATTCGGTATCGCCCTGGGACTTCTGACAGGCCTCTTCCGTATCTTCGGCGGCTCTGCAGAGGGTGTTTCCTATGCGATTATCTTCTGTAACATCCTGGTTCCGTTAATCGAGAAGTTCACCCTTCCGACTGCATTTGGAAAAAAGGGAGGTAAGAAATAA
- a CDS encoding FMN-binding protein, with amino-acid sequence MAAKSGFMKDAFILFAITLISGIALGGVYEVTKGPIEKATIEANNKTYRGVFPEASSFEESSEINLEECNTQLATSAFGGVGVETVMVAKDDAGSDLGYVVNSYSNDSYGGKVAISVGIKEDGSITAIGFREISDTPGLGLKAKEDAFRTQYDGKTATELTVVKGGNAGDAEINAISGATITSKAVTNAVNAALYCKQNFID; translated from the coding sequence ATGGCAGCTAAATCCGGATTTATGAAAGACGCCTTTATCCTTTTTGCAATCACCCTGATTTCCGGTATTGCGCTGGGAGGCGTATATGAAGTGACAAAAGGCCCGATCGAAAAGGCCACAATTGAAGCAAACAACAAGACTTACAGAGGTGTGTTCCCGGAGGCTTCCTCCTTTGAGGAGTCAAGCGAAATCAACCTGGAAGAATGCAATACACAGCTTGCAACATCCGCTTTCGGCGGTGTCGGCGTTGAGACCGTTATGGTGGCAAAGGACGACGCGGGCAGTGACCTCGGATATGTAGTCAATTCCTATTCCAATGACAGCTACGGCGGAAAAGTAGCCATCTCCGTCGGCATTAAGGAAGACGGAAGCATTACCGCCATCGGTTTCCGCGAAATCAGCGATACGCCGGGTCTGGGCCTTAAGGCGAAGGAAGACGCGTTCAGAACCCAGTATGACGGTAAAACCGCTACGGAGCTCACCGTTGTAAAGGGCGGCAATGCCGGCGATGCTGAGATCAATGCCATCAGCGGCGCGACCATTACGTCCAAGGCAGTAACCAATGCGGTAAATGCAGCCCTGTACTGCAAACAGAATTTCATAGACTAA
- a CDS encoding electron transport complex subunit E, translating to MNKYTERITNGIIKENPTFVLMLGMCPTLAVTTSAVNGLGMGLSTTAVLVFSNLIIAALRKIIPDRVRIPAFIVIVATLVTVVQLLMQGYVPSLYASLGIYIPLIVVNCIILGRAESYASKNDAISSLFDGLGMGLGFSIALTCIGIFREFLGGGAFFGKQIIPEDFHISIFVLAPGAFFVLAILTALQNKFKAPSATNGSVPQSNLACGGNCASCAGSACAVNHLALAEKAAEEAAKAAAAKKAAAEKALAAKKAAEEAKAEAEAAKEPEKTE from the coding sequence ATGAACAAATATACAGAACGTATTACAAACGGTATTATTAAAGAAAACCCAACCTTCGTGTTAATGTTAGGTATGTGTCCGACCCTGGCAGTTACAACATCTGCCGTAAACGGTCTGGGCATGGGACTTTCCACAACAGCCGTTCTTGTATTTTCAAACTTAATTATTGCGGCGCTGCGTAAGATTATTCCGGATCGTGTGCGTATCCCGGCATTCATCGTTATCGTGGCAACCCTTGTAACCGTAGTCCAGCTTTTGATGCAGGGATATGTACCTTCCCTTTACGCATCGCTGGGTATCTACATTCCGTTAATCGTAGTTAACTGTATCATCCTTGGCCGTGCCGAATCTTACGCTTCTAAGAATGATGCAATTTCCTCCCTTTTCGACGGACTTGGTATGGGTCTTGGATTCTCCATCGCCCTGACCTGTATCGGTATTTTCCGTGAATTCCTGGGCGGCGGAGCTTTCTTCGGCAAACAGATTATCCCGGAAGATTTCCACATTTCGATCTTTGTGCTTGCTCCGGGTGCGTTCTTTGTCCTTGCAATCCTGACCGCGCTCCAGAATAAGTTCAAAGCTCCTTCTGCAACCAACGGTTCCGTGCCTCAGTCCAATCTGGCATGCGGCGGCAACTGTGCAAGCTGTGCGGGTTCCGCATGTGCGGTGAACCATCTGGCGCTGGCTGAGAAAGCGGCAGAGGAGGCGGCTAAGGCGGCGGCAGCGAAGAAAGCTGCGGCGGAAAAGGCCCTGGCAGCTAAGAAGGCAGCCGAGGAAGCGAAAGCGGAAGCCGAAGCTGCAAAAGAACCTGAGAAAACAGAATAG
- the rsxA gene encoding electron transport complex subunit RsxA gives MKELLLIAIGSALVNNVVLSQFLGICPFLGVSKKVETSAGMGVAVIFVITIASAVASLIYDNILVRFGMEYLQTIVFILVIAALVQFVEMFLKKNMVSLYQSLGVYLPLITTNCAVLGVALTNVQKTYNFVESVVNGVGIAVGFTIAIVLLAGVRERIEFNDVPYNFQGSPITLITAGLMSIAFFGFSGLI, from the coding sequence ATGAAAGAATTACTATTAATTGCCATCGGCTCAGCCCTGGTAAATAACGTTGTATTAAGCCAGTTCCTCGGTATCTGCCCATTCCTTGGCGTATCCAAGAAGGTAGAGACATCAGCAGGTATGGGTGTGGCCGTAATCTTCGTAATTACGATTGCATCCGCAGTGGCAAGCTTAATCTATGATAACATCCTGGTGCGTTTTGGTATGGAATACCTTCAGACCATCGTGTTTATCCTGGTTATTGCGGCTTTAGTACAGTTCGTAGAGATGTTCCTTAAGAAAAATATGGTTTCGCTGTATCAGTCGCTCGGTGTATACCTTCCCCTGATTACAACAAACTGTGCCGTTCTCGGCGTGGCATTAACAAACGTACAGAAAACCTACAACTTCGTAGAGAGCGTTGTCAACGGCGTCGGTATCGCAGTTGGTTTTACCATTGCAATCGTGCTTCTGGCCGGTGTGCGTGAGAGAATTGAGTTCAATGATGTGCCATACAACTTCCAGGGATCCCCGATTACGTTAATTACCGCAGGTCTCATGTCAATCGCATTTTTCGGATTTTCCGGATTAATTTAA
- a CDS encoding RnfABCDGE type electron transport complex subunit B: MNITGIIIAAVIVGLTGIIIGVLLGVASEKFKVEVDEKEILVREELPGNNCGGCGFPGCDGLAKAIAEGTAPINACPVGGAPCAEKIAAIMGVEAGSSEKMVAFVKCKGTCDKAKSQYNYYGIKDCKMAAVVPGSGDKACTYGCMGFGSCVTACQFDAIHVIDGIAVVDKEKCVACGKCVDACPQHLIELVPYKAEHLVQCNSHDKGPAVKAKCDNGCIGCTLCIKQCEDDAIHMDNNLAVIDYEKCTNCGKCAAKCPVKIIK, from the coding sequence ATGAATATAACTGGAATTATTATTGCGGCGGTTATCGTAGGTCTCACCGGTATTATCATCGGTGTGCTCCTCGGAGTTGCCAGCGAGAAATTTAAAGTAGAAGTAGACGAAAAAGAAATCCTTGTCAGGGAAGAACTTCCGGGCAACAACTGCGGCGGCTGCGGCTTCCCTGGTTGTGACGGCCTTGCAAAAGCCATTGCCGAAGGTACGGCCCCAATCAACGCCTGCCCGGTCGGCGGCGCTCCCTGTGCCGAGAAAATCGCAGCCATCATGGGTGTGGAAGCCGGCAGCAGCGAGAAGATGGTAGCCTTTGTAAAATGTAAAGGCACCTGTGACAAGGCAAAATCACAGTATAACTATTACGGTATCAAGGACTGTAAGATGGCGGCCGTTGTTCCGGGTTCCGGTGACAAAGCCTGCACCTACGGATGTATGGGATTCGGTTCCTGTGTAACTGCCTGTCAGTTCGACGCGATTCACGTGATCGACGGCATTGCAGTCGTAGACAAAGAGAAGTGTGTGGCCTGCGGCAAATGTGTGGACGCCTGCCCGCAGCATCTTATTGAACTTGTTCCGTATAAGGCAGAGCACCTGGTACAGTGTAATTCCCACGATAAGGGACCGGCGGTCAAGGCAAAATGTGACAACGGCTGTATCGGCTGTACACTCTGTATCAAACAGTGCGAGGATGACGCCATTCATATGGATAACAACCTTGCGGTAATCGATTATGAGAAGTGTACCAACTGCGGCAAGTGCGCGGCGAAGTGCCCTGTAAAGATTATTAAATAA
- a CDS encoding FMN-binding protein, with protein sequence MKKNDKNNGKNSMAAGLAGAGIMIVLAGGLIAVSGPLYKSIAGRNLPVSDVPIYNEGTYEGSARGYGGPITVTARFSEYGIDDVKVNAPDETPEIGKAAAVKLSKDIWMKQTHSVDSVSGATMTSNAVKTAMANCVRGAVKEGTELAAIIEQEVAQENAEKALPEVAELLKEIEDGAYVYRDAEPDENGFYNEIRIEISGNKITQLVWDAVQSDGTGKRQMSEAGEYTMTENGPKWYEQADELARYVIEHQTTEGLMNDGGTSDAVSSVSIHIGGFIDCLKKCLLLAKGDTSHMSLDALLAAAADGAYSWKSGQADDNGFCDTISMTVKDHKIIALKWDAVNAEGAGKRQLSEEGQYTMTENGPKWYEQADILAGYLVENQTEKGLLSDSGYAGDAVSSVSIYAGGFLEAVKQCLLNGPVL encoded by the coding sequence GTGAAGAAAAACGACAAGAACAACGGAAAGAACAGCATGGCGGCAGGGCTTGCCGGGGCAGGAATCATGATTGTACTGGCGGGAGGACTGATTGCGGTTTCAGGGCCTCTTTATAAATCCATAGCGGGCAGAAACCTGCCTGTGTCGGATGTGCCGATTTATAATGAAGGAACTTACGAGGGAAGTGCGAGAGGATACGGCGGACCGATTACCGTGACAGCCAGATTTTCAGAATACGGAATAGACGATGTGAAAGTGAACGCTCCGGATGAAACGCCGGAGATTGGAAAGGCGGCGGCCGTAAAGCTTTCAAAGGACATCTGGATGAAGCAGACCCACAGTGTGGACAGCGTATCCGGCGCCACGATGACCAGCAACGCGGTCAAGACGGCCATGGCAAACTGTGTGCGGGGAGCAGTGAAAGAGGGCACCGAACTGGCTGCGATTATTGAGCAGGAGGTTGCCCAGGAGAATGCCGAAAAAGCACTGCCCGAGGTGGCTGAGCTTTTGAAGGAGATAGAGGACGGAGCCTACGTTTACCGCGACGCCGAGCCGGATGAAAACGGTTTTTATAACGAAATCAGAATTGAAATAAGTGGAAATAAAATCACACAGCTCGTATGGGATGCCGTGCAGTCGGACGGAACGGGCAAAAGACAGATGTCCGAAGCAGGCGAGTATACGATGACGGAAAACGGTCCGAAGTGGTATGAGCAGGCGGACGAGCTGGCCCGTTATGTGATAGAGCACCAGACGACGGAAGGATTGATGAACGACGGAGGAACCTCCGATGCGGTTTCCTCGGTCAGCATCCATATCGGAGGATTTATTGACTGCCTGAAAAAATGCCTTCTTCTGGCAAAGGGCGACACCTCCCATATGAGCCTTGATGCGCTGCTGGCTGCTGCGGCCGACGGAGCGTATTCCTGGAAGAGCGGGCAGGCCGACGACAACGGATTCTGCGACACAATTTCCATGACGGTAAAGGATCATAAAATCATTGCTCTCAAATGGGATGCGGTGAATGCAGAGGGAGCCGGAAAAAGACAGCTTTCCGAAGAGGGTCAGTATACGATGACGGAAAACGGTCCGAAGTGGTATGAGCAGGCGGACATCCTGGCCGGATACCTGGTAGAGAACCAGACGGAGAAAGGCCTCCTTTCGGACTCCGGCTACGCAGGCGATGCGGTTTCCTCGGTCAGCATCTATGCGGGAGGATTTCTGGAAGCGGTGAAACAGTGCCTGCTGAATGGGCCTGTTTTATAA
- a CDS encoding MerR family transcriptional regulator yields MMTVKQVSSLTGVSVRALQFYDEIGLFKPSEVTDAGYRLYDDRALEVLQQILFFKELDFTLKEIKAIMESPGFDKTETFIKQRELIQVKRDRLTSLLGLLDKLIKGETCMDFSNFDMERYFTVLEEFKKTEPEKIGKQMGGMERFDEMLLDLKSRGDEIAAMAVKQFGSIENFTKAMEKNLQAFLSDGPPIAPEEVDGLVEKTEEITRRLTADLSKDTSSAEIMAITGELISFTEECNQGVDMGENYWQFMADTYVSSPAFTEVTDKKYGTGASAFISRALKDYLKERQ; encoded by the coding sequence ATGATGACTGTAAAACAGGTTTCATCGCTGACCGGTGTCAGCGTAAGAGCCCTTCAGTTTTATGACGAGATTGGCCTGTTCAAACCATCGGAGGTAACGGATGCAGGATACCGTCTGTATGATGACCGTGCGCTGGAGGTACTGCAGCAGATTCTGTTTTTTAAGGAACTCGACTTTACCCTGAAAGAGATCAAGGCGATCATGGAGAGTCCCGGGTTCGATAAAACGGAAACCTTCATAAAACAGCGCGAACTGATACAGGTGAAACGCGACAGGCTGACTTCCCTGTTGGGACTGCTGGATAAGCTGATCAAAGGAGAAACGTGTATGGATTTCAGTAATTTTGATATGGAACGGTATTTCACCGTTCTGGAAGAATTTAAAAAAACAGAACCGGAAAAAATCGGAAAACAGATGGGCGGCATGGAGCGCTTTGACGAGATGCTCCTGGATTTAAAATCACGCGGGGATGAAATTGCCGCAATGGCCGTCAAACAGTTCGGAAGCATTGAAAATTTTACAAAGGCAATGGAAAAAAATTTACAGGCTTTCCTGTCGGATGGCCCGCCCATCGCCCCGGAAGAGGTGGACGGCCTTGTTGAAAAGACCGAAGAAATCACCAGAAGACTGACCGCCGATTTGAGTAAAGACACTTCATCCGCGGAAATCATGGCGATTACCGGAGAACTCATTTCTTTCACCGAGGAATGCAATCAGGGCGTTGATATGGGAGAAAACTACTGGCAGTTTATGGCCGACACTTACGTGTCATCCCCCGCTTTTACCGAGGTGACCGACAAAAAATATGGAACCGGCGCATCGGCATTTATCAGCCGCGCCCTGAAGGATTATCTTAAAGAACGTCAATAA
- the alr gene encoding alanine racemase — protein sequence MNETGNSFITIDLTKIRSNMEKIRKHVGPDVEIMPVLKANACGHGLIRTADWLISECKIRRLAVAQVREAQTLREAGNRAEIMVLGGVPVNNLPYAVQEDLILPVFRTQDAALLSGLALKSGKKARVHIKIDTGLGRIGVEKGRQLEDLLDGILPLQGLEIEGVFTHFGEAEVANPEFTEQQIRDFEEAVGQIRARGIQPRYIHATNTPSTVRFKKAHYNMVRTGLLWLGYDPCLDEENRLGLETVLDWKTFITNKKYVPAGRSMGYWRSFTAKRDTVVGIASFGYGDGYLEDLGKKGGYVLIHGRRAPIISVCMDQTFLDITDIPETEIGDTVTLIGRDGGEKIDAFDLEKITENSYVVYLCNISERPVKIYKDQE from the coding sequence ATGAACGAAACGGGGAATTCATTCATTACCATCGACCTGACGAAAATCAGGTCCAATATGGAAAAAATCAGGAAACACGTAGGGCCGGATGTGGAAATTATGCCTGTTCTGAAGGCAAACGCATGCGGTCATGGCCTGATCCGCACCGCGGACTGGCTGATAAGCGAATGTAAGATCAGAAGGCTGGCCGTAGCCCAGGTGCGCGAAGCACAGACACTAAGGGAAGCCGGAAACCGCGCGGAGATTATGGTGCTGGGAGGAGTGCCGGTCAACAATCTGCCCTACGCGGTGCAGGAGGATCTCATTCTTCCGGTCTTCCGCACTCAGGATGCCGCCCTCCTGTCCGGACTGGCCTTGAAAAGTGGAAAAAAAGCCCGCGTCCATATAAAGATAGACACCGGGCTGGGGCGCATCGGCGTAGAAAAGGGAAGGCAGCTTGAGGATCTCCTCGATGGCATCCTCCCGCTTCAGGGACTGGAAATCGAGGGCGTTTTCACCCATTTCGGCGAGGCCGAGGTGGCCAACCCTGAATTTACCGAACAGCAAATCCGGGATTTTGAGGAGGCGGTCGGGCAGATACGGGCTAGAGGCATCCAGCCGCGTTACATCCATGCCACCAATACCCCATCCACGGTACGGTTCAAAAAAGCCCATTATAATATGGTGAGGACAGGCCTTCTCTGGCTGGGCTATGATCCCTGCCTCGACGAGGAAAACCGTCTGGGCCTTGAAACGGTGCTGGACTGGAAGACATTTATTACCAACAAGAAATACGTCCCTGCCGGCAGGAGCATGGGCTACTGGAGAAGTTTTACGGCAAAGCGCGACACCGTAGTCGGAATTGCCAGCTTCGGGTACGGGGACGGCTATCTGGAGGATTTGGGCAAGAAGGGCGGCTATGTGCTGATTCACGGCAGACGCGCCCCCATCATTTCCGTCTGCATGGATCAGACGTTCTTAGATATCACAGATATTCCAGAAACGGAAATTGGTGACACAGTCACGCTGATCGGCCGGGACGGCGGGGAAAAAATCGACGCGTTTGACCTGGAAAAAATCACAGAGAATTCTTATGTCGTATACCTCTGTAACATCAGTGAACGCCCGGTGAAAATTTACAAAGATCAGGAATAG